In Agrobacterium sp. RAC06, a single window of DNA contains:
- the glgA gene encoding glycogen synthase GlgA, which translates to MKVLSVASELYPLIKTGGLADVAGALPIALATHGVETKTLIPGYPAVMKAVKKAKKVHEFEDILDERATLLEVKHEGLELLIIDCPPLYERSGGPYLDTQGRDYPDNWKRFAVLSKVGAEIAAGVLPSFKPDLVHVHDWQGALVPVYMRYAEAPEVPSLITIHNIAFQGQFGATLFPYLGLPGHAWHEALEYYGTISYLKSGLLTAHALSTVSPSYAEEILTPEFGMGLDGVIASRAADLYGIVNGIDADVWNPASDPLLTSHYSGSALKKRAGNRAAMVERFAFDGDDGPIFCVISRLTWQKGLDLLPDVIDEIVNAGGRLAILGSGESGIEAALQNAAAHHRGRVSMILGYDEALSHIMQAGSDIILVPSRFEPCGLTQLYALRYGCVPLVARTGGLADTIIDANEAALAAGVATGVQFAPVTVDALRRAIRRTLRLYSDQRLWSQMQKQGMKSDVSWNRSGTTYADLYQRLVSKGQ; encoded by the coding sequence ATGAAGGTCCTTTCGGTCGCCTCCGAACTCTATCCGCTGATCAAGACCGGAGGCCTCGCCGACGTTGCGGGCGCGCTTCCCATCGCGCTCGCCACCCATGGCGTCGAGACGAAGACGCTGATCCCCGGCTATCCGGCCGTTATGAAAGCGGTGAAGAAGGCCAAGAAGGTCCACGAGTTCGAGGATATTCTCGATGAACGGGCGACACTTCTCGAGGTAAAACACGAGGGCCTCGAACTTTTGATCATCGACTGCCCGCCACTCTACGAGCGGTCGGGTGGTCCCTATCTCGATACGCAGGGACGGGACTACCCCGACAACTGGAAGCGCTTCGCCGTCCTCTCCAAGGTGGGCGCCGAGATCGCGGCGGGCGTGCTGCCCAGCTTCAAACCGGACCTCGTCCATGTACATGACTGGCAGGGTGCTCTGGTTCCCGTCTACATGCGTTACGCCGAGGCGCCGGAAGTGCCGAGCCTCATCACCATCCACAACATCGCCTTCCAGGGGCAGTTCGGCGCCACACTCTTCCCCTATCTTGGTCTGCCTGGACATGCATGGCACGAGGCGCTCGAATATTACGGCACGATCAGCTATCTGAAGAGCGGTCTTCTGACCGCCCATGCGCTGTCCACGGTCAGCCCTTCCTATGCCGAGGAAATCCTGACACCCGAATTCGGCATGGGTCTTGATGGCGTCATCGCCAGCCGCGCCGCTGACCTCTACGGCATCGTCAACGGCATCGATGCCGACGTCTGGAACCCGGCCAGCGATCCACTGCTCACCAGCCACTATTCCGGATCAGCACTGAAGAAGCGCGCCGGCAACCGTGCGGCCATGGTCGAACGCTTTGCATTTGATGGCGACGATGGCCCGATCTTTTGCGTCATCTCGCGCCTCACCTGGCAGAAGGGACTCGACCTGCTGCCCGACGTCATCGACGAAATCGTCAATGCCGGCGGCAGGCTGGCGATCCTTGGTTCCGGGGAAAGCGGCATCGAGGCCGCACTTCAGAACGCCGCCGCCCATCATCGCGGCCGTGTCAGCATGATACTTGGATATGATGAAGCGCTGTCGCATATCATGCAGGCCGGTTCCGACATCATCCTCGTGCCCTCGCGCTTCGAGCCCTGCGGGCTGACACAGCTCTACGCCCTGCGCTACGGCTGTGTTCCGCTTGTTGCCCGCACCGGCGGCCTCGCCGATACCATCATCGACGCCAATGAAGCGGCCTTGGCTGCTGGTGTTGCAACCGGCGTGCAGTTTGCGCCGGTGACAGTCGATGCCCTCCGCCGCGCCATCCGCCGCACGCTTCGCCTCTACAGTGACCAGCGTCTCTGGTCGCAAATGCAGAAGCAAGGCATGAAATCCGACGTCTCCTGGAACAGGAGCGGCACGACCTATGCCGACCTTTATCAACGCCTCGTCTCGAAAGGCCAGTAA
- the glgC gene encoding glucose-1-phosphate adenylyltransferase yields MTEKTARSLSRDAMAYVLAGGRGSRLKELTDRRAKPAVYFGGKARIIDFALSNALNSGIRRIGVATQYKAHSLIRHLQLGWNFFRPERNESFDILPASQRVSETQWYEGTADAVYQNADIIESYAPEYMVILAGDHIYKMDYELMLQQHVTSGADVTIGCLEVPRMEATGFGVMHVDATDRIIDFVEKPADPPGIPGNEDHALASMGIYVFHTKFLMELLRRDAADPDSSRDFGKDIIPYVVKSGKAVAHRFAQSCVRSDFERTPYWRDVGTIDAYWQANIDLTDIVPELDLYDKTWPIWTYSEITPPAKFVHDDEGRRGSAISSLVSGDCIISGSALYKSLLFTGVRANSYSRLEGAVVLPKVQIGRHARLTNVVIDHGVVIPEGLIVGEDPEMDAKRFRRSENGICLITQSMIDKLG; encoded by the coding sequence ATGACCGAGAAAACGGCAAGAAGCTTGTCGCGCGATGCTATGGCCTATGTACTGGCCGGCGGGCGCGGCAGCCGCCTGAAGGAATTGACGGATCGGCGCGCCAAGCCGGCCGTCTATTTCGGCGGCAAGGCCCGCATCATTGACTTTGCCCTCTCCAACGCTCTGAACTCCGGTATCCGCCGTATCGGCGTGGCCACCCAGTACAAGGCCCATTCACTGATCCGCCATCTGCAGCTCGGGTGGAACTTCTTCCGCCCCGAGCGCAATGAGAGCTTCGACATTCTGCCGGCCTCGCAGCGCGTCTCCGAAACGCAATGGTACGAGGGCACCGCCGACGCCGTTTACCAGAACGCCGATATCATTGAATCCTACGCCCCCGAATACATGGTCATCTTGGCCGGCGACCATATCTACAAGATGGACTACGAGCTGATGCTGCAGCAGCACGTCACCTCGGGCGCCGACGTCACCATCGGCTGCCTGGAAGTGCCGCGCATGGAAGCAACCGGCTTCGGCGTCATGCATGTCGATGCCACCGACAGGATCATCGACTTCGTCGAAAAGCCGGCCGACCCGCCGGGCATTCCCGGCAACGAAGACCATGCCCTCGCCTCGATGGGCATCTATGTCTTCCACACCAAGTTCCTGATGGAACTCCTGCGCCGCGATGCGGCCGACCCGGATTCGAGCCGTGACTTCGGCAAGGACATCATCCCCTACGTGGTCAAGAGCGGCAAAGCGGTGGCCCACCGCTTTGCCCAGTCCTGCGTCCGCTCCGATTTCGAACGCACGCCCTACTGGCGCGACGTCGGCACGATCGACGCCTACTGGCAGGCCAACATCGACCTGACCGACATCGTTCCGGAACTCGATCTCTACGACAAGACCTGGCCGATCTGGACCTATTCCGAGATCACCCCGCCGGCGAAATTCGTCCATGACGACGAGGGTCGTCGCGGCTCGGCGATCTCCTCGCTGGTCTCAGGCGACTGCATCATCTCCGGTTCGGCGCTCTACAAGAGCCTGCTGTTTACCGGCGTGCGCGCCAATTCCTATTCCCGACTCGAAGGCGCAGTCGTCCTGCCCAAGGTGCAGATCGGCCGTCATGCGCGTCTCACAAATGTCGTGATAGACCATGGCGTGGTGATCCCGGAGGGGCTGATCGTCGGTGAGGATCCGGAAATGGATGCCAAGCGCTTCCGTCGCAGCGAAAACGGGATCTGCCTCATCACGCAGTCGATGATCGACAAACTAGGTTAG
- a CDS encoding arsenate reductase ArsC → MSDKIYNVLFLCTGNSARSVIAEAILNRLGQGKFKAYSAGSQPKGEVHPYTLQLLKGMNYDTSFARSKNWDEFAVPGAPELDFVFTVCDNAAAEACPVWPGQPMTAHWGVPDPAAAEGTDSEKHFAFAEAYRMLNHRISIFVSLPMASLDKLSLQKRLNEIGSSTQTAG, encoded by the coding sequence ATGTCCGACAAGATCTACAACGTGCTCTTCCTCTGCACCGGCAATTCAGCCCGCTCGGTCATCGCGGAAGCGATCCTCAACAGGCTCGGCCAGGGCAAGTTCAAGGCCTATTCCGCCGGCTCCCAGCCGAAGGGTGAAGTTCACCCCTACACGCTGCAGCTCCTCAAGGGCATGAACTACGACACGAGCTTCGCCCGTTCGAAGAACTGGGACGAGTTCGCAGTCCCCGGCGCCCCTGAACTCGATTTCGTCTTCACCGTCTGCGACAACGCGGCCGCCGAAGCCTGCCCCGTCTGGCCCGGCCAACCGATGACCGCCCATTGGGGCGTGCCGGATCCGGCCGCTGCCGAAGGCACGGACAGCGAAAAGCATTTCGCCTTCGCCGAGGCCTATCGCATGCTCAATCACCGCATCTCGATCTTCGTCAGCCTGCCGATGGCGAGCCTCGATAAGCTGTCCCTGCAGAAGCGGCTGAACGAGATCGGCAGCAGCACACAGACGGCCGGCTG
- a CDS encoding alpha-D-glucose phosphate-specific phosphoglucomutase, translating to MISTVSTKPYADQKPGTSGLRKKVPVFQQENYAENFIQAIFDSLEGFEGQTLVIGGDGRYYNREVIQVALKMAAANGFGKVMVGQGGILSTPAASHVIRKYHAFGGIVLSASHNPGGPTEDFGIKYNIGNGGPAPEKITDAIFARTRNIDSYKIADVADIDLDTVGSFDLAGMTVEVIDPVTDYADLMETLFDFPAIRALISGGFRVVIDSMSAVTGPYAVEILEKRLGAPSGSVRNEIPLPDFGHHHPDPNLVHAKELYDDVMSADGPDFGAASDGDGDRNMVVGKGMFVTPSDSLAMIAANATCAPGYRQGIAGIARSMPTSAAADRVAEKLGIGMYETPTGWKFFGNLMDAGKVTVCGEESFGTGSDHVREKDGLWAVLFWLNIVAARKQSVKQIVESHWAEYGRNYYSRHDYEGVDTDNANALVAALRAKLDSLPGTKINGLTVSAADDFAYHDPIDHSVSKNQGIRILFDGGSRIVFRLSGTGTSGATLRLYVERYEPDASRHGIETQGALADLIAAAEEVAEIKRYTGMNEPTVIT from the coding sequence ATGATCTCGACCGTCTCCACGAAACCCTATGCGGACCAGAAGCCCGGCACATCGGGACTGCGCAAGAAGGTTCCGGTGTTCCAGCAGGAGAACTATGCGGAGAACTTCATCCAGGCGATCTTCGACAGCCTGGAAGGCTTCGAAGGCCAGACGCTGGTGATCGGCGGCGACGGCCGCTATTACAACCGCGAAGTCATCCAGGTGGCGCTGAAAATGGCCGCCGCCAATGGCTTCGGCAAGGTCATGGTCGGCCAGGGCGGCATTCTCTCGACGCCAGCTGCCTCGCATGTCATCCGCAAATACCATGCCTTTGGCGGCATCGTGCTCTCGGCCAGCCACAATCCCGGCGGCCCGACCGAAGACTTCGGCATCAAGTACAATATCGGCAATGGCGGCCCGGCACCGGAGAAGATCACCGACGCGATCTTTGCCCGCACCCGCAACATTGACAGTTACAAGATCGCCGACGTCGCCGACATCGACCTCGACACGGTGGGAAGTTTCGATCTGGCTGGCATGACCGTCGAGGTGATCGATCCGGTCACCGACTATGCCGACCTCATGGAAACCCTCTTCGACTTCCCGGCGATCCGCGCGTTGATCTCTGGCGGCTTCCGCGTGGTGATCGACAGTATGAGCGCCGTCACCGGCCCCTATGCCGTCGAGATCCTAGAAAAGCGCCTCGGCGCGCCTTCAGGCTCCGTGCGGAACGAAATCCCGCTGCCCGACTTCGGCCACCACCACCCGGACCCGAACCTCGTCCATGCGAAGGAGCTCTATGACGATGTCATGAGCGCCGATGGTCCGGACTTCGGTGCGGCATCGGACGGCGACGGCGACCGCAACATGGTGGTCGGTAAGGGCATGTTCGTCACGCCCTCCGACAGCCTCGCGATGATCGCCGCAAATGCCACCTGCGCGCCCGGCTACAGACAAGGCATCGCAGGCATCGCCCGCTCCATGCCGACAAGTGCCGCCGCCGACCGCGTCGCCGAAAAACTTGGCATCGGCATGTATGAGACCCCGACAGGCTGGAAATTCTTCGGCAATCTGATGGATGCCGGCAAGGTTACCGTCTGCGGCGAAGAAAGCTTCGGCACCGGCTCTGACCATGTGCGCGAGAAGGACGGCCTATGGGCGGTGCTCTTTTGGCTGAACATCGTCGCTGCCCGCAAGCAGAGCGTCAAGCAGATCGTGGAAAGCCACTGGGCCGAATACGGCCGCAACTACTATTCCCGCCACGACTATGAAGGCGTCGACACCGACAATGCCAACGCCCTTGTCGCAGCGCTCCGCGCCAAGCTCGACAGCCTGCCCGGCACCAAGATCAACGGCCTGACAGTCAGCGCCGCCGACGACTTCGCCTATCACGACCCGATCGACCACTCCGTCTCGAAGAACCAGGGCATCCGCATCCTCTTTGACGGCGGCAGCCGCATCGTCTTTCGCCTGTCCGGCACCGGCACCTCGGGCGCGACGCTTCGCCTCTATGTCGAGCGCTACGAGCCCGACGCCAGCCGCCACGGCATCGAGACGCAAGGAGCCTTGGCCGACCTGATCGCGGCAGCCGAGGAAGTGGCCGAGATCAAGCGTTACACGGGCATGAACGAGCCGACGGTTATTACCTGA
- a CDS encoding ArsR/SmtB family transcription factor, with amino-acid sequence MDEKSTIAALAALAQPTRLQTFRLLVAHEPDGVPAGELARLIGVPQNTMSAHLATLAQAGLVTGERQSRSIIYRADLDRFRAVALYLLKDCCGGNASLCQPLIDDLACCSPTLEVTRPN; translated from the coding sequence ATGGATGAAAAATCGACGATCGCGGCGCTTGCCGCCCTGGCACAGCCGACGCGCCTGCAGACCTTTCGCCTGCTGGTGGCGCATGAGCCAGACGGCGTGCCCGCAGGTGAACTCGCCCGACTGATCGGCGTGCCGCAGAACACCATGTCGGCGCATCTCGCGACGCTCGCCCAGGCCGGCCTTGTCACGGGCGAGCGCCAGAGCCGATCGATCATCTACCGCGCCGATCTCGACCGCTTCCGCGCGGTTGCCCTTTACCTACTCAAGGATTGCTGCGGCGGCAATGCCAGCCTCTGCCAGCCGCTAATCGACGATCTCGCCTGCTGTTCACCCACCCTCGAAGTCACCCGCCCCAACTGA